One region of Bacterioplanoides sp. SCSIO 12839 genomic DNA includes:
- a CDS encoding alpha-2-macroglobulin → MTDSATEKTDQKPGKKGILIRLLLMLTAPVRLVFRVLFGSLNWNAPTWLQWSNQLRQSKPLIFYFLLVVIFAGFQHQYFYELYHKLWPQPLAVVAEVGAPGLMGRHSGAQPEALRLDFRFDQRSLSQRSDKSSRYPSAAPLENIGETVTRGIRLFPEKAGTWHWENQNTLMFIPKQDWPAGQEYEVTLAPQLIQPDLQLANTEYRFETRPFSASIKDMELYNDPLDRSLKNLVATVSFSHPVQQQALNELISLQEKHDGVTAARRFNFDVTFSDDGYDAYIKSAPIKLPQQEAYVFLTVSDDVANAEKTTTLGKDVKRKMLLPDTSSFMKVRDARSQIVRNKDNDPEQVITISLTDHVSEDEFKQRLNLYRLPRHRSVGYIRKNGYSNAHKIRYELIPNAEPSSDIYNLRIDEPERKYLYLRVEKGLKSVSGFAMTKTYEEVLRAPEYPKELDIAGEGSLLSLAGDKTLSFSARGINEIRVNIYRLLDDQLNHFVTQTYGDLDELEFSNYNFNKYNLTRSFQKRLYLSGNSAKKVNYASLSLAQYLKSQAAGIFIIEAEGYQKGRDYSVVTEKRIVMVTDLGIMLKKAADGQQFVYVQSVKTGKPVAGARVKLLGRNGIPVFSATTNAQGGVTFASADRYRNERQPVAYLVSYGNDSSYLPYSRHQRRIDFSGFDIDGEYGGNNNGKNLKGFLFSDRGIYRPGETVSLGVMVRQENMQVKTGIPLELSIHDPKGNVVLKERMAVPENGLFDLEMPTTAATPTGDYEAHLYRVNKRGYTSTHLGQTEFSVEEFQPDSMKIRTELVPGVSKGWYSLTQAEAATATGLKAKVQLKNLFGTPAQNRRVEAAIELKPVTFAFREFSDYRFTDPLRHNKARNGRLNQTLPGTQSDNEGMAEFDISLQQFDKGTYRLTFYGEGYEPGGGRSVTAQSEMLVSPLSLLVGHKADGQLKYLKKDQQRHVHFIALNPQLEKQAMTGLKLVRIKKQPISSLVRQENGLYAYQTVIRDVEMSSDDFEFDSNGGQYALDTSEPGDYQLSLYSANDELLSRFKYNVAGSANLAGRLEKNAELSIRLNKNDYKAGEEIEVNIIAPYTGSGLISIESNTVHAQKWFTSTTNSSVQTIRVPPGLEGNAYVNVAFVRSLDSQEIFTSPLSYAVVPFNIDRSSRVMDIKLEAPERVEPGQKVAINYSSDKPGNIIVFAVDEGILQVADYQQPKPLNHFMKKKALQVSSFQILDMILPEYSVFRNLSGVGGGSPMAELLGANLNPFARTLDKPAVFWSGVMGVDNKTRSAEFIVPDSFSGNLKIMAVAANESSLGIAQQDTLVRGSFVLSPNVLTVAAPGDEFDVTLGVANLVPGVADKGKVQVSLQLSDNLALAGNHSQETGLTQKAGLTTELNIAEGNEGRTDFRIKALNNPGEGRLVFTAQYIDEQGMPGRKTSRVATLSVRPAQTFRTRVASGFDDSGNAEAQLPFALYPDFASQSISASSSPMVMAGGLSQYLDNYPHGCTEQIVSRVFPWLGLAASQTDAAMQQKTRDHVKRVIGTLYSRQTSEGGFNMWPGYYGSHFASLYATHFLLDAKAYGYAVENELISSTVEYLRRIARQQANGRVAQRHRAIAIYLLARAQEIPTNYLIDLHDTLKSQGESWQKDIMAMYMAATYQLLKKHDEAAAMVEQFGFDNKVEEPTDFQSDLTVNAQYVYLVSAHFPKIQQQLDVENTIMPLLQPLMRGRFNTISASYTTMALQAYSRQNRARYGDETEDTFRFVVKDKDGEEIQLDNLALSSTVIFPTANIPLNQNTPISDEILIRGDNPVFYQASQSGFPAVMPAAENSNLEVVHQLLNKDGKEITTLKQGEEAVVRLRIRTLNGRQVDNIAVIDLLPGGFEVIRESVPRQSNHWNSDYVDVREDRVIFYGGFGSSVTELEYRIKATAAGEFIAPPAYAESMYDPDIWSQSAAATITVVNDE, encoded by the coding sequence ATGACCGATAGTGCAACGGAAAAAACGGATCAGAAGCCTGGAAAGAAAGGCATACTTATTCGTTTACTACTGATGTTAACGGCGCCTGTTCGTCTGGTGTTCCGTGTCCTGTTCGGTTCTCTCAACTGGAATGCGCCAACCTGGCTGCAATGGAGCAATCAACTACGTCAGTCGAAACCACTGATTTTCTACTTTCTGCTGGTTGTTATTTTTGCCGGCTTTCAGCATCAGTATTTTTACGAGTTGTATCACAAGCTCTGGCCACAACCACTGGCCGTTGTCGCCGAGGTTGGTGCTCCCGGGCTGATGGGTCGCCACTCCGGAGCGCAGCCTGAAGCATTACGGCTGGATTTTCGTTTTGATCAACGCAGCCTGAGTCAGCGGTCGGATAAGAGCAGCCGCTACCCTTCAGCAGCACCGTTAGAAAACATTGGTGAAACAGTGACCCGTGGCATTCGTCTGTTTCCGGAAAAAGCCGGTACCTGGCACTGGGAAAATCAGAACACACTGATGTTTATCCCAAAACAGGACTGGCCTGCTGGCCAGGAATACGAAGTTACCTTAGCACCACAATTGATTCAGCCAGACCTGCAGTTGGCCAACACCGAATACCGCTTCGAAACCCGACCGTTTTCTGCCAGCATCAAGGATATGGAGCTGTATAACGACCCGCTGGATCGTTCTTTGAAAAACCTGGTCGCCACCGTGTCTTTTTCTCATCCGGTGCAACAGCAAGCACTGAATGAACTAATCAGCCTGCAGGAAAAACACGATGGTGTGACTGCCGCTCGCCGCTTTAATTTTGACGTGACCTTTAGCGATGACGGCTACGATGCCTATATCAAATCAGCGCCGATTAAATTACCGCAGCAGGAAGCGTATGTATTTTTGACCGTTAGTGATGATGTTGCTAACGCAGAAAAAACCACCACGCTGGGCAAAGACGTTAAACGTAAAATGCTGTTGCCGGATACGTCGAGCTTTATGAAAGTACGCGATGCCCGCAGCCAGATTGTGCGTAATAAAGATAATGACCCCGAACAGGTTATTACCATTTCTCTGACCGACCATGTGTCTGAAGATGAGTTTAAACAACGCCTGAATCTTTATAGGTTGCCGCGTCACCGCTCAGTGGGTTATATCCGTAAAAACGGTTACAGCAATGCCCATAAAATTCGCTATGAATTGATTCCTAATGCTGAGCCATCGTCGGATATTTATAACCTGCGTATTGATGAACCTGAGCGTAAATATCTTTACCTGCGTGTTGAAAAAGGCCTGAAATCGGTCAGTGGTTTTGCCATGACTAAAACATATGAAGAGGTGCTCAGGGCTCCGGAATATCCGAAAGAACTGGATATTGCCGGTGAAGGCAGCTTGTTGTCATTAGCCGGTGATAAAACCCTGAGTTTCAGCGCCCGTGGAATTAACGAAATCCGTGTGAATATTTATCGTTTGTTAGATGATCAGCTGAATCACTTTGTCACCCAGACTTATGGTGATCTTGATGAACTGGAGTTCAGTAACTACAACTTCAATAAATATAATCTGACCCGATCTTTCCAGAAGCGTTTGTATCTCTCCGGAAATTCAGCCAAAAAAGTTAATTATGCATCACTGTCTCTGGCGCAATATCTGAAAAGCCAGGCGGCGGGTATTTTCATTATCGAAGCCGAAGGTTATCAGAAAGGTCGTGATTACAGCGTCGTTACTGAAAAACGTATTGTGATGGTGACAGACCTCGGCATCATGTTGAAAAAAGCCGCCGACGGCCAACAGTTTGTTTATGTGCAATCGGTTAAAACAGGTAAACCTGTGGCTGGTGCCAGAGTCAAACTGCTGGGTCGTAATGGTATCCCAGTATTTTCAGCCACGACCAATGCTCAAGGTGGCGTAACGTTTGCCAGTGCTGATCGTTACCGCAATGAGCGCCAGCCGGTTGCGTATTTGGTGAGTTATGGCAACGACAGTTCCTATCTGCCATATAGTCGCCATCAGCGTCGAATTGATTTTTCCGGTTTTGATATCGACGGTGAATACGGTGGCAATAATAATGGTAAAAACCTGAAGGGTTTCCTGTTTTCTGACCGGGGCATTTATCGTCCGGGTGAAACCGTCAGCCTGGGTGTGATGGTTCGACAGGAAAATATGCAGGTAAAAACGGGTATTCCACTGGAGCTGAGTATTCATGACCCGAAAGGTAATGTGGTATTAAAAGAGAGAATGGCGGTTCCGGAAAACGGCTTGTTTGATCTGGAAATGCCAACCACCGCTGCGACGCCAACCGGTGATTATGAAGCACACTTATACCGGGTGAATAAACGGGGTTACACCTCCACGCACCTTGGCCAAACAGAATTTTCGGTAGAAGAATTTCAGCCGGACAGCATGAAGATCCGCACCGAGCTTGTGCCGGGCGTCAGTAAAGGCTGGTATAGCCTGACGCAGGCTGAAGCCGCAACGGCGACTGGTTTGAAGGCAAAAGTACAACTGAAAAATCTGTTCGGCACGCCAGCACAAAATCGCCGGGTTGAAGCGGCGATTGAACTCAAGCCCGTGACTTTCGCTTTCCGGGAATTCAGCGATTATCGTTTTACCGATCCATTGCGCCATAACAAAGCCCGTAATGGTCGACTGAATCAAACCTTACCTGGCACTCAATCCGATAATGAGGGCATGGCCGAGTTTGATATTTCACTGCAGCAATTTGATAAAGGTACTTACCGTTTAACTTTTTATGGCGAAGGTTATGAGCCTGGTGGTGGTCGCAGTGTCACTGCCCAAAGTGAAATGCTGGTCTCGCCACTAAGTCTTCTGGTCGGGCATAAAGCGGATGGTCAGTTAAAATATCTGAAAAAAGATCAGCAACGCCATGTACATTTTATTGCGTTAAATCCGCAGCTGGAAAAACAGGCCATGACAGGGCTGAAGCTGGTTCGTATTAAGAAACAACCCATTTCGTCACTGGTTCGTCAGGAAAACGGTTTATACGCCTATCAGACTGTGATCCGTGATGTTGAAATGTCATCCGATGATTTTGAGTTTGATAGCAACGGTGGCCAATACGCATTGGACACTTCTGAGCCCGGTGATTATCAGCTGTCGCTGTATTCCGCTAACGACGAATTATTATCGCGCTTTAAATACAACGTAGCAGGCAGTGCTAATTTAGCCGGTCGATTAGAGAAAAATGCCGAGCTATCGATTCGTCTGAATAAAAACGATTACAAGGCTGGAGAAGAAATCGAGGTCAATATTATTGCTCCTTATACCGGTTCTGGTCTGATCAGTATCGAAAGTAATACCGTGCACGCACAGAAGTGGTTTACTTCCACGACTAACAGCTCGGTACAAACCATACGCGTTCCACCGGGTCTGGAAGGTAATGCGTATGTGAATGTGGCTTTTGTTCGCTCTCTGGATTCACAGGAAATTTTTACCAGTCCGCTGAGTTATGCCGTTGTGCCGTTTAATATTGATCGCAGCAGCCGGGTAATGGATATCAAACTGGAAGCACCGGAGCGAGTAGAGCCGGGCCAGAAGGTGGCTATTAATTACAGCTCCGATAAACCGGGCAATATTATTGTGTTTGCGGTTGATGAAGGCATTTTGCAGGTGGCTGATTACCAGCAGCCTAAACCGCTGAATCACTTTATGAAGAAAAAAGCGTTGCAGGTCAGCAGCTTCCAGATTCTCGATATGATTTTGCCGGAATACAGCGTGTTCCGTAATCTTTCTGGTGTGGGTGGTGGTTCGCCAATGGCCGAATTATTAGGCGCTAACCTTAATCCATTTGCCCGTACACTGGATAAGCCTGCAGTGTTCTGGTCCGGAGTAATGGGGGTCGATAATAAAACCCGCAGTGCTGAATTTATTGTGCCGGATTCATTCAGTGGCAATCTGAAAATAATGGCCGTTGCAGCTAATGAATCGTCGTTGGGTATTGCCCAGCAAGATACGCTGGTGCGTGGCTCGTTTGTATTATCACCGAACGTACTCACCGTGGCTGCACCGGGGGATGAATTTGATGTCACGCTGGGAGTCGCCAATCTGGTACCGGGTGTAGCGGATAAAGGTAAGGTGCAGGTGTCGCTGCAGTTATCCGATAACCTGGCGCTGGCCGGTAATCATTCGCAAGAAACGGGTTTAACACAAAAAGCGGGGTTAACAACGGAGCTGAACATTGCCGAAGGCAACGAAGGCCGTACCGATTTTCGCATTAAAGCGCTGAATAACCCTGGCGAAGGACGACTGGTATTTACCGCTCAATACATTGATGAACAGGGAATGCCGGGCAGAAAAACCAGCCGTGTGGCAACGTTAAGTGTCAGACCGGCGCAAACCTTCCGTACCCGGGTTGCTTCCGGATTTGATGACAGTGGTAATGCCGAAGCTCAGTTACCATTTGCCCTCTACCCGGACTTTGCTTCGCAGAGCATTTCTGCGTCATCCAGCCCGATGGTTATGGCGGGAGGTCTGAGCCAGTACCTGGATAATTATCCGCATGGTTGTACCGAACAGATTGTCAGTCGGGTATTCCCATGGCTGGGTCTGGCGGCATCACAAACGGATGCGGCGATGCAACAGAAAACCCGAGATCATGTTAAGCGGGTCATTGGCACTTTATATTCACGCCAGACCAGCGAAGGCGGATTTAATATGTGGCCGGGTTATTACGGCAGCCATTTTGCCAGCCTGTACGCGACTCACTTCTTGCTGGATGCTAAAGCGTATGGTTACGCGGTGGAAAATGAACTGATCAGTTCCACTGTAGAATACCTGCGTCGTATTGCCCGGCAGCAGGCTAATGGTCGTGTGGCACAACGCCACCGCGCCATAGCAATTTATCTGTTGGCACGGGCACAGGAAATTCCAACCAATTATCTGATTGATCTGCACGACACGCTGAAATCACAGGGTGAAAGCTGGCAAAAAGATATTATGGCGATGTATATGGCGGCCACTTATCAGTTGCTGAAAAAGCACGATGAGGCGGCTGCGATGGTGGAGCAGTTTGGCTTTGATAATAAAGTGGAAGAGCCAACCGACTTCCAGTCGGACCTGACGGTTAACGCCCAATACGTGTATCTGGTATCGGCACACTTCCCGAAAATTCAGCAGCAGCTGGATGTGGAAAATACCATTATGCCGTTATTACAACCGTTGATGCGTGGTCGCTTTAATACCATCAGTGCATCGTATACCACTATGGCGTTACAGGCTTACAGTCGCCAGAATCGCGCGCGTTACGGTGATGAAACCGAAGACACGTTCCGTTTTGTGGTGAAGGATAAAGATGGTGAGGAAATTCAGCTGGATAACCTGGCGTTATCGTCGACGGTAATTTTCCCAACTGCGAATATTCCGCTGAATCAGAATACGCCAATATCTGACGAGATTTTAATTCGTGGTGATAATCCGGTGTTTTATCAGGCCAGCCAGTCTGGCTTCCCGGCGGTAATGCCGGCTGCTGAAAACAGTAATCTGGAAGTGGTGCATCAACTGTTGAATAAAGATGGTAAAGAAATTACCACGCTGAAACAGGGTGAAGAAGCTGTGGTGCGTTTGCGCATTCGCACCCTTAACGGCAGACAGGTTGATAACATTGCTGTGATTGATTTACTGCCGGGTGGTTTTGAAGTGATTCGTGAATCGGTGCCTCGTCAGAGCAATCACTGGAACAGCGATTATGTCGATGTTCGTGAAGACCGGGTGATTTTCTATGGTGGCTTCGGATCATCTGTTACCGAACTTGAGTACCGTATCAAGGCGACTGCAGCAGGTGAATTTATTGCACCGCCAGCTTATGCCGAATCTATGTACGATCCGGATATCTGGTCACAATCGGCAGCAGCAACAATCACCGTAGTAAACGATGAATAA
- the pbpC gene encoding penicillin-binding protein 1C — MKRFLRVTLVGSLSVVMLLWLAAVLLPKPTLFAWQSWSTAYYDQNDELLRLTLADDDRYRLPLTLEEISPQIRQVTTLYEDQYFDHHFGVNLIALWRAFITTYVSNERRVGGSTITMQVARHAFRIESRTIVGKIQQIFAALWIELHYSKAEILAAYLNSVSYGGNIEGIGAASLIYFHKHARDLNLAEAMALAVVPQNPVKRNPQTISGYQNMLWARDILYQRWLTDVPETAEQLGLVKLWMSLPLQIYRSADLPFLAPHFVRYLNQRYRYLSGNIKTTLTLSHQQLLEKHIRAWVESRHDVGIQNAGAVLVNNHNHNIEAWVGSVDFNNHDISGQVDIVTAKRSPGSTLKPFVYGLAMDQGKIHPLTLLKDVPQRYGAYTPENYDKQFAGPLTATDALITSRNVPAVSLATQLTSPGFYSWLQQAGISPLKAEKHYGMSLVLGGLDVSMLELAQLYTMLSSAGKLQPLNTVLDSEMNANEMKSVQRQLLTPESAWLVLNMLQQNPAPGHNLAQQMVVRNRAKIGWKTGTSYAFRDAWAAGANDDYTLIVWVGNFDGKGNPNFIGRSAAGPLFFNIMRALSPLPGSEKRNHGTDLNVQQVNICEPTGKLPEKYCPRQKAGWFIPGVSPIATSDIFRAIPFDIRTGKRACYHTQGKTRLEVYEFWPSDIRQIFSMAGIQRRQPPAAPAECALTSAYNGVAPQITSPVAGLEYQLRLNNRGEQAIPLQVTLDADASHAYWFADNEFIGKSSGNETLFWHARPGQYRLTVTDDRGLSDEQTLSVRALQ, encoded by the coding sequence GTGAAACGTTTTTTACGGGTGACGTTGGTGGGCAGTTTGTCGGTTGTCATGCTGTTATGGCTGGCGGCCGTTTTGTTGCCAAAACCGACGCTGTTTGCCTGGCAAAGCTGGTCAACGGCTTATTACGATCAAAACGATGAACTGCTACGACTGACGCTGGCAGACGATGATCGCTATCGTCTGCCGCTGACGCTGGAAGAAATCAGTCCACAGATTCGTCAGGTCACCACCCTTTATGAAGACCAGTATTTTGATCATCACTTTGGCGTTAACCTGATTGCGTTATGGCGGGCATTTATTACCACTTACGTCAGCAATGAACGACGTGTTGGTGGTTCAACCATCACCATGCAGGTTGCCCGTCATGCTTTCCGGATTGAGTCCCGCACCATCGTCGGAAAAATTCAGCAGATTTTTGCAGCCTTATGGATTGAATTACATTACAGCAAGGCTGAAATTCTTGCGGCATATCTGAATTCAGTTTCTTACGGTGGCAACATCGAAGGCATTGGTGCTGCCAGTCTGATTTATTTTCATAAACATGCACGAGATCTGAATCTGGCTGAAGCCATGGCCTTGGCGGTGGTGCCACAAAACCCGGTTAAGCGTAATCCGCAGACGATCAGCGGTTATCAGAATATGTTGTGGGCGCGCGATATTCTTTATCAGCGCTGGCTGACCGATGTGCCTGAAACAGCAGAGCAATTAGGGTTGGTAAAACTGTGGATGTCGTTACCCTTGCAGATATACCGCAGCGCCGATCTGCCGTTTCTGGCGCCACATTTTGTTCGTTATCTTAATCAGCGTTATCGCTATTTAAGCGGTAATATCAAAACCACATTAACTCTGTCGCACCAGCAATTACTGGAGAAACACATTCGTGCCTGGGTCGAATCCCGGCATGATGTGGGGATTCAAAATGCGGGTGCTGTTCTGGTGAATAACCACAACCACAATATTGAAGCCTGGGTGGGGTCGGTGGATTTTAATAATCACGACATCAGCGGTCAGGTTGATATTGTTACCGCCAAACGTTCGCCGGGTTCGACTCTGAAACCTTTTGTTTATGGCCTGGCGATGGATCAGGGAAAAATACATCCACTGACATTGCTGAAAGACGTTCCGCAGCGCTATGGCGCGTATACGCCGGAGAACTACGACAAACAGTTTGCCGGACCACTGACGGCTACCGATGCATTAATTACCAGCCGTAATGTACCGGCGGTATCGCTGGCGACGCAGCTAACCAGCCCGGGGTTTTATTCCTGGTTGCAGCAGGCCGGTATTTCACCACTCAAAGCTGAAAAACATTATGGCATGTCGCTGGTATTAGGTGGGCTGGATGTCAGCATGCTTGAGCTGGCACAGCTTTATACGATGTTGTCGTCGGCAGGAAAACTACAACCGTTAAATACCGTGTTGGATTCTGAAATGAATGCCAACGAAATGAAGTCAGTCCAGCGGCAGTTATTAACTCCGGAAAGTGCCTGGTTGGTTCTGAATATGTTGCAGCAAAACCCGGCGCCCGGACACAACCTGGCGCAACAAATGGTTGTCAGAAATCGTGCAAAAATTGGCTGGAAAACCGGTACTTCATACGCTTTTCGTGATGCCTGGGCTGCTGGAGCCAATGATGATTACACCCTGATTGTCTGGGTGGGAAATTTTGATGGAAAGGGTAACCCGAACTTTATTGGCCGCTCCGCAGCCGGACCATTATTTTTTAATATTATGCGTGCTTTATCGCCGCTTCCGGGTTCTGAAAAGCGTAATCACGGCACCGACCTGAATGTGCAGCAGGTTAATATCTGTGAACCAACAGGCAAGCTGCCGGAGAAATATTGTCCGCGGCAGAAAGCGGGCTGGTTTATTCCCGGTGTATCGCCTATTGCCACATCGGATATATTCCGGGCAATCCCTTTTGATATCCGTACGGGTAAACGTGCCTGCTATCACACCCAGGGTAAAACCCGGTTAGAGGTGTATGAATTCTGGCCGTCGGATATTCGTCAGATATTTTCCATGGCGGGGATTCAGCGACGTCAGCCTCCGGCGGCTCCGGCTGAATGTGCATTAACCTCGGCGTATAACGGTGTTGCTCCACAAATCACCTCGCCGGTGGCAGGGTTGGAATATCAGTTGCGGCTGAATAATCGTGGCGAACAGGCGATTCCTTTGCAGGTCACACTGGATGCCGATGCCTCCCACGCTTATTGGTTTGCGGATAATGAATTTATTGGCAAAAGCAGCGGTAACGAAACTTTGTTCTGGCATGCCCGTCCGGGTCAGTATCGTTTAACCGTGACGGATGATCGTGGGCTCAGTGATGAGCAAACCCTCTCGGTGCGGGCACTGCAATAG
- a CDS encoding MarC family protein — MIDIAATFITFFAVVDPIGTVPVFLAVTRQFDEKAQRRIALMATLTAAAVLLFFVVAGELILNAMSIPLSAFQISGGIVLFLFALTMIFGESKPDEELRLLNNQRETAIFPLAVPSIASPGAMLAAVLLTEDSLYTLTEQALTFVVLLSVLIVTYLLMLMSGKINKVIGLSGASVVSRIMGVILAAVAITNVLEGITSYFNLNVTP, encoded by the coding sequence ATGATCGATATCGCCGCTACGTTCATTACTTTCTTTGCTGTCGTTGACCCCATCGGCACCGTCCCCGTTTTTCTTGCGGTTACCCGACAATTTGACGAAAAGGCGCAACGCCGCATTGCTCTGATGGCCACCCTGACGGCGGCAGCCGTATTACTGTTCTTTGTTGTTGCAGGCGAGTTAATTCTGAATGCGATGTCGATTCCATTATCCGCATTCCAGATTTCTGGCGGTATCGTATTATTTTTATTTGCATTAACCATGATTTTTGGTGAAAGCAAACCCGATGAAGAATTACGTTTATTAAACAATCAGCGTGAAACAGCCATTTTTCCACTGGCCGTGCCTTCTATAGCCAGCCCAGGGGCGATGTTAGCCGCTGTATTACTCACTGAAGATTCACTCTATACCCTGACAGAACAGGCACTGACCTTTGTTGTGTTGTTATCAGTGCTCATCGTTACCTACCTGTTAATGCTCATGTCCGGAAAAATAAACAAAGTCATTGGACTCAGCGGTGCCAGCGTTGTCAGCCGAATCATGGGAGTGATATTAGCGGCCGTGGCAATAACCAACGTCCTGGAAGGCATCACCAGCTATTTCAACCTGAATGTAACACCATAA